The genome window CTCGGTGTCCGACAGCCCCGAGCCGACGCCACGGGCGGGATCGTTCTTGCCATAGAAGTTGGCTTCGGCGGTGGGCTGCAGGATCAGGCGGTTGGTCAGCAAGATGTCATAGTCGCCCTCCAGGCGCGCCGCGCTCTGGCCACCTTCGCCGATGAACGCGGTGGCCTCGGCTTCGAAGTTGTAGAGCGCCATGCCTTGCACACCGAAGGCGGCCCAGGTTTGCGGATCGCCTGGCTTGAAGTCCTGGCGCACGCCGGCCACCAGGTCCCACCAGGGGCTGACGGCGTGGCCCCACAGGGCCTGCAATTCGGCTTCTTCGGTCTTGCCGTTGAGGCGTTCACCTTCGGAGCGCAGCCACAAACGGTCGATGTCGCCGCCGATCCAGCCCGATGCATCCCAGCTCAGGGCGCTGCCGTCATCGGCGTCCTGCCATTCCAGTTGGTCGATGAGGAAAAACGAATGGATGGCGCTGTCATGCACCGCGTGCCCGCCATGATCTTCGTAGACAGCGGCGCGGTCGGCGGCGGTCAGTGCCGGGATCGGTGTGCGGCTGCTGGTCGGCGCTGATTGCATGGGTTCCATGCCCTGCATTGAGTCCATGCCTTGCATCTGGCTGTGGTCCATTCCCGGCATCTGGCTGTGATCCATGCCGGGCATGTCGTTGCTGGCCGCCCAGGTCGAGGTGGTGGCGCTGAAGGCCAGGCTGGCAATGAGTGCCATGGAGTAGTGAAAAACAGTGGTCATGGTCGGCTCCTCATTCCTGCACCCGAACTTCACGGAACATGCCCATCTCCATGTGAAACAGCAGATGGCAGTGATACGCCCAGCGCCCGAGGGCATCGGCGGTGACCCGGTAGCTGCGCCTGGCGCCCGGTGGCACGTCGATGGTGTGCTTGCGGACCATGAATTGGTTGTTCTCATCCTCCAGGTCGCTCCACATGCCGTGCAGGTGGATGGGGTGGGTCATCATGGTGTCGTTGATCAGCACGATGCGCAGTCGCTCGCCGTACTTGAGCAGCAGCGGCGCGGCGTCGGCGAACTTCACGCCGTTGAACGACCAGACGAATTTCTCCATGTGCCCGGTCAGGTGCAGCTCGATCGTGCGGCCCGGCTCGCGGCCGTCGGGGTCGGGAAAGGTGCTGCGCAGGTCGGAGTAGGTCAGCACTTTGCGGCCGTTGTCCCGCAGCCCCATGCCCGGGTCATCGAGCTTGGGTTTGACGCTCATGGCCTGCATGTCCACCAGGGGATTGTCTTTCTCGGTGTCGGGGTGCGCGAGCATGCTGTCCATGCCCTGCATGGCACCGTGATCCATGCCGGCCATGTCGCCCATGCCCTGCATCTGGCTGTGATCCATGCCTTGCATCGAGCTGTCGTCCATTCCCGCCATGCCCTGCATCGAGCCGTGGTCCATGCCGTTCATTTGCCCCATGCCGCCGTGGTCCATGCCACCCATGCCCATGTCGTCCATGGTCACCAGGGGCCGAGGGTCCAGGGGCGGTACCGGTGCCGACAATCCGGCCCTGGTCGCGAGGGTGCCGCGGGCATACCCGGTGCGGTCCATGGACTGGGCGAACAGGGTGTAGGCCTCTTGGGTCGGTTCGATGATGACGTCATAGGTTTCGGCCACGGCGATCCGGAACTCATCGACGCTCACCGGTTTGACGTATTGGCCGTCGGACGCCACCACTGTCATCTTCAAGCCGGGAATGCGCACGTCGAAATAGCTCATGGACGAACCGTTGATAAAGCGCAGGCGAAGGCGCTCGCCAGGCTTGAACAGGCCGGTCCAGTTCATGTCCGGTGCCTGGCCGTTCATGAGGTAGGTGTAGGTGGCGCCACTGACGTCGGCCAGGTCTGTGGGGTTCATCTTCATCTCGGCCCACATCTTGCGGTCGGCCACGGTGCTGGCCCAGCCGTTCTTGCCCACGTCGTCGATGAAGTCGCCGACGGTGCGTTTGTTGTAGTTGTAGTAGTCCGATTGCTTCTTGAGCTTGCGCAGGATGTTGGCGGGGTCTTCATCGGTCCAGTCGGTGAGCATCACCACATAGTCCCGTTCGTACTGGAAGGGCTCGGGCTCCCTGGCGTCAATCACCAGCGGGCCGTAGACCCCGGATTGCTCCTGGAAACCGGAATGGCTGTGGTACCAGTAGGTGCCGTTCTGCCGGACCTTGAATTGATACACGTACAGGCCGCCGGGCTCGATGCCTTTGAAACTCAACCCCGGAACACCGTCCATGTTGGCCGGCAGCAGGATGCCGTGCCAGTGGATGGAGGTGGTGTCCTGCAAGCGATTGCGCACCCGCAGGGTCACGGTGTCGCCTTCACGCCAGCGCAGCAGCGGGCCGGGGATGCCGCCGTTGATGGTCTGGGCGGTGCGGGGGTTGCCGGTGAAATTGACCGGGCTTTCGCCGATGAACAGGTCGAACTCGGTACCGCTCAGCACGTTGGGCTGGCCCGGGCCGGTGACTGCCCAGACGGGCGCGCGCCACAAACCCAAGCCGCCGAGGATGCCGCCGGCAGTCAGGCCCTTTACGAAGGTTCGCCGGGAAGTTTTTGTTTGCATGCGATGAGAGTCCGTCAGTCGATTCGCTGCGTGCATGGGAGGTGGTCTCCCTGTGCAGGTTTGAGCGAAAGATGACACAGGCGGACGAGGCGAGTGATTACATTTCAGTCAGCTTGGCCGGGCGCGAAGTCGCCTGGCGGGGCACAGGTCAGAATGATCTTTTGCATCGGCGGGATATTCTGTAGCCTTGCCGGCTTCACGCTGTCCCGTGCCTGATTGATACCCACTTTCCCGGCGGTACCCGAGTGGTCCGGAGCCGGGTGTATACTCGACTTTCGCGCTAAACGCGCTTGCAGGTCTTGCGAACATGACGCAAATTTCCGAACGCCTTCTGGTCCAGGCCCACCTCGACGCCAAGCAGCCCAAGCCGCTGACCGCCGAGCAGGAAGCCTGGTACCGCGCCGCCATCGCCGCCGAGCTCAAGGCTCAGGACGCGGTACTGGTCGCGCACTTCTACTGTGACCCGATCATCCAGGCCCTGGCCGAAGAGACCGGTGGCTGCGTGTCCGACTCCTTGGAAATGGCCCGCTTCGGCAATGCCCACCCGGCCAAGACCGTGGTGGTGGCCGGGGTCAAGTTCATGGGCGAGACCGCCAAGATTCTCAACCCCGAGAAACGCGTGCTGATGCCCACCCTGGAGGCCACCTGCTCCCTGGACCTGGGCTGCCCGGTGGACGAGTTCTCGGCGTTCTGCGACCAGCATCCGGAGCGCACCGTGGTGGTTTATGCCAACACCTCGGCGGCGGTCAAGGCCCGGGCCGACTGGGTGGTGACGTCCAGTTGCGCGTTGGAAATCGTCGAGAGCCTGATGGACAACGGCGAGACGATCATCTGGGGGCCGGACAAGCACCTGGGCACTTACATCCAGCGCAAGACCGGCGCCGACATGTTGCTCTGGGACGGTGCCTGCATCGTCCACGAAGAGTTCAAGTCCAAGCAGTTGGAGGACATGAAGGCGCTGTACCCGGATGCTGCGATCCTGGTGCACCCGGAGTCGCCGACGTCGGTGATCGAGCTGGCGGATGCCGTGGGCTCCACCAGCCAGTTGATCGCCGCGGCCCAGACCCTGCCGAACAAGACGCTGATCGTCGCCACCGACCGGGGTATTTTCTACAAGATGCAGCAGCTGTGCCCGGACAAGGTCTTCATCGAAGCCCCTACCGCCGGTAACGGCGCGGCGTGCCGCAGTTGCGCGCACTGCCCATGGATGGCCATGAACACCCTGGAGCGCACGCTCAAGAGCTTGCAGGAAGGTGCCAACGAGATCTTCGTCGACCCGGCGCTGATCCCCCAGGCGATTCGCCCGCTCAAGCGCATGCTGGACTTCACCCAGGCGGCGCGGATGAAGCTGGCGGGCAATGCCTGATCGTTGGGAGGCTGATGGTCTTTGAACGTTAGGGGCTTGAGGCCTTAAAGCTTTTTGTGGCGAGGGAGCAAGCTCCCTCGCCACAAGGCTGTCTTGCAGTCGGGAATTACTTGGTCTTCTTGGGAATTCGCACCAGCTGCGTTTCCGAGTAGATGTCATGCCAACTGCGCTGGCGCTTGTCGAACAGCGCCCAGATGAACCCCAACCCCACCAGCAGCAGTGATGCAATCGACACCACGAACCGCAACAGCGCCTGCCACAGGCTGATGGCCGTGCCATCGGCGTTCTGTACGCGGATGCACCACACTTGCATGCCCAGGGTCTGGCCGTTGTGGGTCCAGAACTTGGCGAAGAAGCCGAACAGCACGAACAGCAGCACGGTGGACAGCAGCGGGTCGCCGTCCAGCGCACCGGCTTCGGTCAGGGCGCGCATTTTTTCTTCGCCGATGATCGCCATCTGGATCATCTTGTAGGCACCGCTGGTGACGATCAGCAGCGCTGTGCACAGCAAAAAGTCATAAAACATCGCCGCCAGGCGACGGCCCAGGCCGGCGGGGGGAAAGTCGCCCTGGGGCGTGAGCAGGTGTTTCGGCATGACGGCCTCGGCTGAAAAAAGAAGCCATTTTACGGATTTACGCCCATAAAAAAGCCCCTGATATCAATCAGGGGCTTTTTAGTGTGCGAAAGCCTCAGGCTTCGGCTTGAACCTCGTCAGCCTGCATGCCTTTCTGGCCTTGCACGGCAACGAAAGTGACTTTCTGGCCTTCTTTCAGGCTCTTGAAGCCGTTGCCTTGGATGGCGCGGAAATGCACGAACAGGTCCGGACCGCTTTCAGGCGTGATAAAACCAAAACCCTTTTCGTCGTTGAACCACTTGACGGTACCGCTCTGACGTTGAGACATTTTCTTATTTCCTTTGACGCTAAAATTGATGACAGCCTCTTTCACATGAAAGAGTACTGGGCTGGGTTGCAGGAAAGTAAGAGACGTCGAACGGGATGTAGCGAACTTCATAAGCTACTGCCCAGGTCACGATTCCAAGCGACCCATGCAAACACAGTGACCAAACTCTACGCCAACTTCGAATAAAAAAACAACCCCCTCGGAAGGCCCCGTATTTGCTCAGCTTGCCCGCATTTACGCCGCTTGCGGAGCAGGGCTTATTCGATAGGCTAGTTCAATTGTTTACGATCGTTATAAGGTCGGTTGAATGTCTAAAGATATGCACCTTTTTATGGCGGTTGCGTGACACATTAGTGCACGTATAACGCAACCGCGTTACTTATAGAAACAACCAATCAGCCGCGGTAGTAGCGCTGTGGAACGAATGGCATTTTGCTTACAAGCAAAGGCACCCTTTTCCCACGCACGATGGCCCAGACCGGCGTATCCAGTGCCACATAGGCGCTGTCCAGGTAACCCATCGCCAGCGGAGCGCCCAGGGTCGGGCCGAAACCGCCGCTGCACACAGAACCGATGATCTCGCCGGCGTCGTTGACGATCTCCGCGCCTTCACGCACGGGTGTGCGTTCCTGGGGCAGCAGGCCGACGCGTTTGCGCTTCACGCCGCCCTGTTGTTGGGCGAACACGCTCTCGGCGCCGGGGAAACCACCGGCGCGGCCGCCATCGGCACGGCGCACTTTGGAAATGGCCCACAGCAGGCTGGCTTCGATCGGCGTCGTCTCGGTGTTCATGTCGTGGCCATACAGGCACAGGCCGGCTTCCAGGCGCAGGGAGTCACGGGCACCGAGGCCGATGGCCGCGACTTCCGGCTCGGCCAGCAAGGCGCGGGCGAGTTTTTCCGCGTCGGCGGCGGGTACGGAAATTTCGAAACCGTCTTCACCGGTGTAGCCCGAACGGCTGACAAAGCAATCCACGCCCAACAGCGTGACGCGCTGGAACTGCATGAAGGTCATCTTTGCCACGTCCGGCGCCAGGCGGGCGAGCACGGTGACGGCGGCCGGACCTTGCAGGGCAAGCAGGGCGCGGGCCTCGAACAGCGGCTCGATGTTGCACTGATCGCCAATGTGCGCACGCAGGTGGGCCAGGTCCTGATCCTTGCAGGCGGCGTTGACCACCAGGAACAGTTCGTCATTGCCCAGGTTGGCGACCATCAGGTCGTCAAGGATGCCGCCGTTGTCGTTGGTGAACATGGCGTAGCGCTGCATGCCCACCGGCAGGTCGATGATGTCCACTGGTACCAGGGTTTCCAGGGCCTTGGCGGCGCCTGCGCCGCTCAGGCGGATCTGGCCCATGTGGGACACGTCGAACAGCCCGGCCTGATCGCGGGTGTGCTGGTGTTCCTTCATCACGCCCAGTGGGTACTGCACCGGCATGTCGTAGCCGGCGAACGGCACCATGCGGGCGCCGAGTTCGAGGTGCAGGGCGTGCAGCGGGGTTTTCAACAGTTGTTCGGTGGACATATCAGCTCCTGGAAAATGAGAATGGCGCGCGTCAGCATTCGATGATGTTGACCGCCAGACCGCCGCGGGCGGTCTCCTTGTATTTGCTTTTCATGTCGGCGCCGGTCTGGCGCATGGTGCGGATGACTTTGTCGAGGGAGACAAAGTGATGCCCATCGCCGCGCATGGCCATGCGCACCGCGTTGATGGCTTTCACCGAGCCCATGGCGTTGCGTTCGATGCACGGCACCTGCACCAGCCCGCCGATCGGGTCGCAGGTCAGGCCGAGGTTGTGTTCCATGCCGATCTCGGCGGCGTTTTCCACTTGCTGCACGGTGCCGCCGAGCACTTCGCACAAGGCCCCGGCAGCCATGGAACAGGCCACGCCGACTTCACCCTGGCAACCGACTTCGGCGCCGGAGATGGAGGCGTTTTCCTTGTACAGGATGCCGATGGCGGCGGCGGTCAGCAGGAACCGCACCACGCCATCCTCGCTGGCCCCTGGGATGAAGCGCATGTAGTAATGCAGCACAGCCGGGATGATGCCTGCCGCCCCGTTGGTCGGGGCGGTGACGACGCGCCCGCCGTAGGCGTTTTCTTCGTTGACGGCCAAGGCGTACAGGTTGACCCAATCGAGCACCGACAGCGGGTCGCGCAGGGCGGCTTCGGGGTTCTTGCACAACTGGCGATGCAACGCCGCGGCCCGGCGCTTGACCTTCAGCCCGCCCGGCAGAATCCCTTCGTTGCGACAGCCGGCCGCCACGCAATCCTGCATCACCTGCCAGATCTTCAGCAGGCCGGCGCGGGTCTCGGCTTCGGGGCGCCAGGCGCTTTCGTTGGTCAGCATCACCTGGCTGATGGACAGGCCATAGGTGGTGCAATGGCCCAGCAGGTCCTTGGCGCTCTTGAACGGGAAGGTCAGGGGCGTGGCGTCTTCGACGATGCGGTCGGCGCCAGCGGCGTCTTCATCCACGACAAAGCCGCCACCGACCGAGTAGTACTCGCGGCTGCGCACTTGCAGCCCGGCGGCATCGAAGGCGCGGAAGATCATGCCGTTGGGGTGAAAGGCCAGCGGCTTGCGGATCATCGCCAAGTGCAGTTTTTCGTTGAATTCGATGGCGTGTGCGCCGAGCAGGTTCAGGCGGCCGTTGCTGCGGATCTCCTGGAGCCGGGCGTTCACCGTTTCGGTGTCCACGGTGTCGGGATGCTCGCCCTCCAGGCCCAGCAGCACGGCCTTGTCACTGCCGTGGCCCTTGCCGGTGGCACCGAGCGAGCCGTAGAGCTCGACCTTGACGCTGGTAATGCTTTCAAGCAGGTCGTCACGGCGCAGCCCCTCGGCGAAACGGGCAGCGGCACGCATCGGGCCGACGGTATGGGAGCTGGAAGGACCGATACCGATCTTGAACAGGTCGAACACGCTTAACGACATGGTGTTTCTCCGGTTTCTTTTTATGAGGATCGACGGTTATGAAATGGGGCACAGGCTCCTTTGTGGGAGCGAGCTTGCTCGCGATAGCGGAGTGTCAGTCAACATTTCTGTCAGCTGTCACACCGCTATCGCGAGCAAGCTCGCTCCCACAGGGAGATGT of Pseudomonas fluorescens contains these proteins:
- a CDS encoding copper resistance protein B encodes the protein MTTVFHYSMALIASLAFSATTSTWAASNDMPGMDHSQMPGMDHSQMQGMDSMQGMEPMQSAPTSSRTPIPALTAADRAAVYEDHGGHAVHDSAIHSFFLIDQLEWQDADDGSALSWDASGWIGGDIDRLWLRSEGERLNGKTEEAELQALWGHAVSPWWDLVAGVRQDFKPGDPQTWAAFGVQGMALYNFEAEATAFIGEGGQSAARLEGDYDILLTNRLILQPTAEANFYGKNDPARGVGSGLSDTELGLRLRYEIRREFAPYIGVTWNRVYGNTADYAREEGEDRSEARLVLGLRLWF
- a CDS encoding copper resistance system multicopper oxidase, whose product is MQTKTSRRTFVKGLTAGGILGGLGLWRAPVWAVTGPGQPNVLSGTEFDLFIGESPVNFTGNPRTAQTINGGIPGPLLRWREGDTVTLRVRNRLQDTTSIHWHGILLPANMDGVPGLSFKGIEPGGLYVYQFKVRQNGTYWYHSHSGFQEQSGVYGPLVIDAREPEPFQYERDYVVMLTDWTDEDPANILRKLKKQSDYYNYNKRTVGDFIDDVGKNGWASTVADRKMWAEMKMNPTDLADVSGATYTYLMNGQAPDMNWTGLFKPGERLRLRFINGSSMSYFDVRIPGLKMTVVASDGQYVKPVSVDEFRIAVAETYDVIIEPTQEAYTLFAQSMDRTGYARGTLATRAGLSAPVPPLDPRPLVTMDDMGMGGMDHGGMGQMNGMDHGSMQGMAGMDDSSMQGMDHSQMQGMGDMAGMDHGAMQGMDSMLAHPDTEKDNPLVDMQAMSVKPKLDDPGMGLRDNGRKVLTYSDLRSTFPDPDGREPGRTIELHLTGHMEKFVWSFNGVKFADAAPLLLKYGERLRIVLINDTMMTHPIHLHGMWSDLEDENNQFMVRKHTIDVPPGARRSYRVTADALGRWAYHCHLLFHMEMGMFREVRVQE
- the nadA gene encoding quinolinate synthase NadA, whose protein sequence is MTQISERLLVQAHLDAKQPKPLTAEQEAWYRAAIAAELKAQDAVLVAHFYCDPIIQALAEETGGCVSDSLEMARFGNAHPAKTVVVAGVKFMGETAKILNPEKRVLMPTLEATCSLDLGCPVDEFSAFCDQHPERTVVVYANTSAAVKARADWVVTSSCALEIVESLMDNGETIIWGPDKHLGTYIQRKTGADMLLWDGACIVHEEFKSKQLEDMKALYPDAAILVHPESPTSVIELADAVGSTSQLIAAAQTLPNKTLIVATDRGIFYKMQQLCPDKVFIEAPTAGNGAACRSCAHCPWMAMNTLERTLKSLQEGANEIFVDPALIPQAIRPLKRMLDFTQAARMKLAGNA
- a CDS encoding RDD family protein, whose amino-acid sequence is MPKHLLTPQGDFPPAGLGRRLAAMFYDFLLCTALLIVTSGAYKMIQMAIIGEEKMRALTEAGALDGDPLLSTVLLFVLFGFFAKFWTHNGQTLGMQVWCIRVQNADGTAISLWQALLRFVVSIASLLLVGLGFIWALFDKRQRSWHDIYSETQLVRIPKKTK
- a CDS encoding cold-shock protein, coding for MSQRQSGTVKWFNDEKGFGFITPESGPDLFVHFRAIQGNGFKSLKEGQKVTFVAVQGQKGMQADEVQAEA
- the gcvT gene encoding glycine cleavage system aminomethyltransferase GcvT, whose product is MSTEQLLKTPLHALHLELGARMVPFAGYDMPVQYPLGVMKEHQHTRDQAGLFDVSHMGQIRLSGAGAAKALETLVPVDIIDLPVGMQRYAMFTNDNGGILDDLMVANLGNDELFLVVNAACKDQDLAHLRAHIGDQCNIEPLFEARALLALQGPAAVTVLARLAPDVAKMTFMQFQRVTLLGVDCFVSRSGYTGEDGFEISVPAADAEKLARALLAEPEVAAIGLGARDSLRLEAGLCLYGHDMNTETTPIEASLLWAISKVRRADGGRAGGFPGAESVFAQQQGGVKRKRVGLLPQERTPVREGAEIVNDAGEIIGSVCSGGFGPTLGAPLAMGYLDSAYVALDTPVWAIVRGKRVPLLVSKMPFVPQRYYRG
- a CDS encoding L-serine ammonia-lyase, with amino-acid sequence MSLSVFDLFKIGIGPSSSHTVGPMRAAARFAEGLRRDDLLESITSVKVELYGSLGATGKGHGSDKAVLLGLEGEHPDTVDTETVNARLQEIRSNGRLNLLGAHAIEFNEKLHLAMIRKPLAFHPNGMIFRAFDAAGLQVRSREYYSVGGGFVVDEDAAGADRIVEDATPLTFPFKSAKDLLGHCTTYGLSISQVMLTNESAWRPEAETRAGLLKIWQVMQDCVAAGCRNEGILPGGLKVKRRAAALHRQLCKNPEAALRDPLSVLDWVNLYALAVNEENAYGGRVVTAPTNGAAGIIPAVLHYYMRFIPGASEDGVVRFLLTAAAIGILYKENASISGAEVGCQGEVGVACSMAAGALCEVLGGTVQQVENAAEIGMEHNLGLTCDPIGGLVQVPCIERNAMGSVKAINAVRMAMRGDGHHFVSLDKVIRTMRQTGADMKSKYKETARGGLAVNIIEC